A DNA window from Sphingomonas profundi contains the following coding sequences:
- a CDS encoding succinate dehydrogenase iron-sulfur subunit, producing the protein MAEFALPKNSKIKSGGKVHKAASGAKNVKTFKVYRYDPDSGENPRYDKFELDLDETGPMVLDALIKMKSEQDPSLTFRRSCREGICGSCSMNMNGKNGLACTTAIEDCKGEVRITPLPHMDVIKDLVPDFTHFYAQYASIQPWLKTVTPPPSGKERLQSPDDRAKLDGLYECILCACCSTSCPSYWWNSDKFLGPAILLQAYRWLADSRDETTGERLDELEDPFRLYRCHTIMNCSNVCPKGLSPAKAIAEVKKMVVERQI; encoded by the coding sequence ATGGCCGAGTTCGCACTGCCGAAGAACAGCAAGATCAAGTCCGGCGGGAAAGTGCACAAGGCCGCGTCCGGCGCCAAGAACGTCAAGACGTTCAAGGTCTACCGCTACGATCCCGATTCGGGCGAGAATCCGCGCTACGACAAGTTCGAGCTGGATCTGGACGAGACCGGCCCGATGGTGCTGGACGCGCTGATCAAGATGAAGAGCGAGCAGGATCCCTCGCTCACCTTCCGCCGCTCCTGCCGGGAGGGGATCTGCGGCTCCTGCTCGATGAACATGAACGGCAAGAACGGCCTCGCCTGCACCACCGCGATCGAGGACTGCAAGGGCGAGGTGCGGATCACGCCGCTGCCGCACATGGACGTGATCAAGGATCTGGTGCCCGACTTCACCCACTTCTACGCGCAATATGCCTCGATCCAGCCCTGGCTGAAGACGGTGACGCCGCCGCCCTCCGGCAAGGAGCGGCTGCAGTCGCCGGACGATCGCGCGAAGCTGGACGGCCTCTACGAGTGCATCCTGTGCGCCTGCTGCTCGACCAGCTGCCCGAGCTACTGGTGGAACAGCGACAAGTTCCTCGGCCCGGCCATCCTGCTGCAGGCCTATCGCTGGCTGGCCGACAGCCGCGACGAGACGACCGGCGAGCGGCTCGACGAGCTCGAGGATCCGTTCCGCCTCTACCGCTGCCACACGATCATGAACTGCTCGAACGTGTGCCCCAAGGGCCTCTCTCCCGCCAAGGCGATCGCTGAGGTGAAGAAGATGGTGGTCGAGCGCCAGATCTGA
- a CDS encoding PaaI family thioesterase, which yields MASDRGRYGFAPDPEHAGWFVRRAAGIGRFVDIFGDIRVRPEGPATARMRVVPGPQHRNLTETVHGGFLLALVDQAYFVCPTALGITGAMNGLTVDSATQFLAPLVIDRPIDVVVEVLRETGRMIFMRGLIEQDDVRALAFSGTIRKASAR from the coding sequence ATGGCGAGCGACCGCGGCCGATACGGCTTCGCTCCCGATCCCGAGCATGCCGGCTGGTTCGTGCGGCGGGCGGCGGGCATCGGCCGCTTCGTCGACATCTTCGGCGACATCCGCGTCCGCCCGGAGGGGCCGGCGACGGCCCGGATGCGCGTCGTCCCCGGTCCGCAGCACCGCAACCTGACCGAGACCGTGCACGGCGGCTTCCTCCTCGCGCTGGTCGATCAGGCCTATTTCGTCTGCCCGACCGCACTCGGCATCACCGGCGCGATGAACGGGCTGACGGTGGACAGCGCCACCCAGTTCCTCGCGCCGCTCGTGATCGATCGCCCGATCGACGTCGTCGTCGAGGTGCTGCGCGAGACCGGCCGGATGATCTTCATGCGCGGCCTGATCGAGCAGGACGATGTCCGCGCCCTCGCCTTCTCCGGCACGATCCGCAAGGCATCCGCCCGGTGA
- the zapE gene encoding cell division protein ZapE, which translates to MTTVLARYEALLASGELRADPDQRATVLRLHALAGELDATPNRGSVLWRMLRKPPPSPRGLYMWGGVGRGKSMLMDLFYDCLHMAAKRRVHFHEFMIEVHERLRVERTKEKGDPILPVVAALAEEAKLLAFDEMVVNNTADAMILSRLFTGLIEAGVTVVTTSNRPPRDLYKDGLNREHFLPFIALIEDRLDVLCLNGPTDYRLARLGGAPTWYVPNGPETTAALSRAFFRLTDFPPEDRAHVPACELPVSAGRKLPVPKSLKGVAVFSFKRLCGEARGAPDYLAIARHYHTVILVGIPVLGPDQRNEAARFKTLIDALYEYKVKLLAGADAPATSLYPEGDGAFEFERTVSRLMEMQSDDYLAEGHGAG; encoded by the coding sequence GTGACGACCGTGCTCGCCCGCTACGAGGCGCTGCTGGCCAGCGGCGAACTGCGCGCCGATCCCGATCAGCGCGCCACCGTGCTGCGCCTGCACGCTCTGGCGGGCGAGCTGGATGCCACGCCCAACCGCGGCAGCGTGCTCTGGCGGATGCTGCGCAAGCCGCCGCCCAGCCCGCGCGGCCTCTACATGTGGGGCGGCGTGGGGCGCGGAAAGTCCATGCTGATGGACCTGTTCTACGATTGCCTGCACATGGCGGCCAAGCGGCGCGTCCACTTCCACGAGTTCATGATCGAGGTGCACGAGCGGCTGCGGGTGGAGCGCACGAAGGAGAAGGGCGATCCCATCCTGCCGGTGGTGGCGGCGCTGGCGGAGGAGGCGAAGCTGCTCGCCTTCGACGAGATGGTCGTCAACAACACGGCCGACGCGATGATCCTCAGCCGCCTGTTCACCGGCCTGATCGAGGCGGGCGTCACCGTGGTCACGACCTCCAACCGGCCGCCGCGCGACCTCTACAAGGACGGCCTGAACCGCGAGCATTTCCTGCCCTTCATCGCCCTGATCGAGGATCGGCTGGACGTGCTGTGCCTGAACGGCCCGACCGACTATCGCCTCGCCCGGCTGGGCGGCGCGCCCACCTGGTACGTGCCGAACGGGCCGGAGACGACGGCCGCCCTCTCCCGCGCCTTCTTCCGCCTCACCGATTTTCCGCCGGAGGATCGCGCCCACGTGCCGGCCTGCGAGCTGCCCGTCTCCGCCGGCCGCAAGCTGCCCGTGCCCAAGAGCCTGAAGGGCGTCGCCGTCTTCTCGTTCAAGCGGCTGTGCGGCGAGGCGCGGGGGGCGCCCGACTATCTGGCGATCGCCCGCCACTATCACACCGTGATCCTGGTCGGCATACCCGTGCTGGGGCCGGACCAGCGCAACGAGGCCGCCCGCTTCAAGACGCTGATCGACGCGCTGTACGAGTATAAGGTCAAGCTGCTCGCCGGCGCAGACGCGCCCGCGACGAGCCTCTATCCGGAGGGCGACGGCGCCTTCGAGTTCGAGCGCACCGTATCCCGCCTGATGGAGATGCAATCCGACGATTATCTGGCGGAGGGCCACGGCGCGGGATGA
- the mdh gene encoding malate dehydrogenase has protein sequence MARKKIALIGAGNIGGTLAHLAAKKELGDIVLFDVVEGVPQGKALDLSQCGPIEGFDANIIGSNDYADIAAADVIIVTAGVARKPGMSRDDLLGINLKVMKAVGEGIKANAPDAFVICITNPLDAMVWALREFSGLPHNKVVGMAGVLDSARFSHFIADEFKVSVKDVSTFVLGGHGDTMVPVVQYSTVAGIPVPDLVKMGKSTQERIDAIVKRTRGGGGEIVGLLKTGSAFYAPATSGIAMAEAYLGDQKRILPCAAYVEGQYGLDGLYVGVPVVIGAGGVEEIVEIALDDEAKGNLQVSVDAVKELLVACQGIDPSLA, from the coding sequence ATGGCTCGGAAGAAGATCGCGCTCATCGGCGCAGGCAATATCGGCGGCACCCTGGCGCATCTCGCCGCGAAGAAGGAGCTCGGCGACATCGTGCTGTTCGACGTGGTCGAGGGCGTGCCGCAGGGCAAGGCGCTGGATCTCAGCCAGTGCGGCCCGATCGAGGGCTTTGACGCCAACATCATCGGCTCTAACGACTATGCCGACATCGCTGCGGCCGACGTGATCATCGTCACCGCCGGTGTCGCCCGCAAGCCGGGCATGAGCCGCGACGACCTGCTCGGCATCAACCTGAAGGTGATGAAGGCGGTGGGCGAAGGCATCAAGGCCAACGCGCCGGACGCCTTCGTGATCTGCATCACCAACCCGCTCGACGCGATGGTGTGGGCGCTGCGCGAATTTTCCGGCCTGCCGCACAACAAGGTGGTCGGCATGGCGGGCGTGCTGGATTCGGCCCGCTTCAGCCACTTCATCGCCGACGAGTTCAAGGTATCTGTGAAGGATGTCAGCACCTTCGTGCTCGGCGGCCACGGCGACACGATGGTGCCGGTGGTGCAATATTCCACGGTCGCGGGCATCCCGGTCCCCGATCTCGTCAAGATGGGCAAGTCCACGCAGGAGCGGATCGACGCGATCGTCAAGCGCACGCGCGGCGGCGGCGGCGAGATCGTCGGCCTGCTGAAGACCGGCTCCGCCTTCTACGCGCCCGCCACCAGCGGCATCGCGATGGCCGAGGCGTATCTGGGCGACCAGAAGCGCATCCTGCCCTGCGCCGCGTATGTCGAGGGCCAGTACGGCCTCGACGGCCTCTATGTCGGCGTGCCGGTGGTGATCGGCGCGGGCGGCGTGGAGGAGATCGTCGAGATCGCGCTGGACGACGAGGCCAAGGGCAACCTTCAGGTCTCGGTCGACGCGGTCAAGGAACTGCTCGTCGCCTGCCAGGGCATCGATCCGAGCCTGGCGTGA
- a CDS encoding DUF29 domain-containing protein, with product MAERDHLIALRSAAIGYEQDYAAWLDRQIALLRAGRFDELDMPNLLDEVESLGRSDFKGFVSAVEIVLLHMLKWDHQPTLRTRSWQGSILEHRRRIARELKDSPSYSARIDDAVERAYEAAQAAAVGQTGLPLATFPDTCPYDWEAITSRDHPLDD from the coding sequence ATGGCTGAACGGGACCATCTGATCGCGCTTCGCTCGGCGGCGATCGGCTACGAGCAGGATTATGCCGCGTGGCTCGATCGCCAGATCGCGCTGCTGCGCGCCGGTCGCTTCGACGAGCTCGATATGCCGAACCTGCTCGACGAGGTGGAAAGCTTGGGCCGGTCGGACTTCAAGGGCTTCGTCAGCGCGGTCGAGATCGTGTTGCTGCACATGCTTAAGTGGGACCATCAGCCCACGCTGAGGACGCGCAGCTGGCAGGGATCCATCCTGGAGCATCGACGCCGTATCGCCCGCGAGCTGAAGGACAGCCCCAGCTATTCGGCGCGGATCGACGACGCCGTGGAGAGAGCCTATGAGGCGGCGCAGGCGGCGGCCGTCGGCCAGACGGGCCTTCCCCTCGCCACCTTTCCCGATACCTGTCCCTACGACTGGGAGGCGATCACCTCCCGCGACCATCCGCTCGACGACTAA